The Candidatus Rokuibacteriota bacterium genome has a segment encoding these proteins:
- a CDS encoding helix-hairpin-helix domain-containing protein — protein MTLRTGWIAMVLLAVSCALVPGVVAGPEDKAGRGEAKVNINEASKAQLMKLAGVGAGVAERIIAFRQAHGPFKRVQDLGKVEGVGRGVLEKNQGRLSVK, from the coding sequence ATGACGTTGCGGACGGGATGGATCGCGATGGTGCTGCTGGCGGTGTCGTGTGCGCTGGTCCCGGGGGTCGTCGCGGGCCCCGAGGACAAGGCGGGCAGGGGCGAGGCCAAGGTCAACATCAACGAGGCGTCGAAGGCGCAGCTCATGAAGCTCGCGGGCGTGGGGGCGGGCGTAGCCGAGCGCATCATCGCCTTCCGCCAGGCCCATGGGCCGTTCAAGCGGGTGCAGGACCTCGGGAAGGTCGAGGGCGTGGGGCGCGGCGTTCTCGAGAAGAACCAGGGCCGGCTCAGCGTGAAATGA
- a CDS encoding rod shape-determining protein, which yields MLFSLLAGLFSNDLAIDLGTANTLVYVRGAGIVMNEPSIVAIHQADHSVLAVGHEAKAMLGRTPGNITAIRPLKDGVIADFDVTEKMLHYFISKVHRRQTLVRPRIVIGVPSGITQVEKRAVRDSAMQAGAREVYLIEEPMAAAIGAGLPIEEPGGNMIVDMGGGTTEVAVISLSGIVYSKSVRIAGDEMDEAIVQYIKKHYNLLVGERRAEEIKIKLGSAYPNGGERITMEVKGRDLIDGIPKTIVVTDEEIREALREPVMAIVDTVRTCLERTPPELAADIVDKGIVLTGGGALLRGLDLLLRQETDLPITVGDDPLSCVALGTGKVLDELNLLKKVAIPA from the coding sequence ATGCTGTTCAGCCTGCTCGCCGGACTCTTCTCCAACGACCTCGCCATCGACCTCGGCACGGCCAACACCCTCGTCTACGTGCGGGGCGCGGGGATCGTGATGAACGAGCCCTCCATCGTGGCCATCCACCAGGCCGACCACTCGGTGCTCGCGGTGGGCCACGAGGCCAAGGCCATGCTCGGCCGCACCCCCGGCAACATCACCGCCATCCGCCCGCTGAAGGACGGCGTCATCGCCGACTTCGACGTGACCGAGAAGATGCTGCACTACTTCATCAGCAAGGTGCACCGCCGGCAGACCCTGGTGCGGCCGCGCATCGTGATCGGCGTGCCCTCGGGCATCACGCAGGTGGAGAAGCGCGCGGTGCGCGACTCGGCGATGCAGGCCGGCGCGCGCGAGGTGTACCTGATCGAGGAGCCGATGGCCGCGGCGATCGGTGCCGGGCTGCCCATCGAGGAGCCGGGCGGCAACATGATCGTGGACATGGGAGGGGGCACCACGGAGGTCGCCGTGATCTCGCTCTCCGGCATCGTCTACTCGAAGTCGGTCCGCATCGCCGGCGACGAGATGGACGAGGCCATCGTCCAGTACATCAAGAAGCATTACAACCTGCTGGTGGGCGAACGGCGCGCGGAGGAGATCAAGATCAAGCTCGGGTCGGCCTACCCCAATGGGGGCGAGCGGATCACCATGGAGGTGAAGGGGCGCGACCTCATCGACGGGATTCCCAAGACCATCGTCGTCACCGACGAGGAGATCCGCGAGGCCCTCCGGGAGCCCGTCATGGCCATCGTGGACACCGTGCGCACCTGTCTCGAGCGGACGCCGCCGGAGCTGGCGGCGGACATCGTGGACAAGGGCATCGTGCTGACCGGGGGCGGGGCCCTCCTCCGCGGCCTGGATCTGCTCCTGCGCCAGGAGACCGATCTCCCCATCACCGTGGGCGACGACCCGCTGTCCTGCGTGGCCCTCGGCACCGGCAAGGTTCTGGACGAACTCAATCTCCTCAAGAAGGTGGCGATCCCCGCCTAG
- a CDS encoding cold-shock protein yields MAQGTVKWFNDAKGYGFIQVEGGEDVFVHYSAIQAQGFKSLAEGDKVEFEVTKGPKGLQASNVRKM; encoded by the coding sequence ATGGCACAAGGCACGGTCAAGTGGTTCAACGACGCGAAGGGGTACGGCTTCATCCAGGTCGAGGGCGGGGAGGACGTCTTCGTCCACTACAGCGCCATCCAGGCCCAGGGCTTCAAGAGCCTGGCCGAGGGTGACAAGGTGGAATTCGAGGTCACCAAGGGCCCGAAGGGGCTCCAGGCTTCCAACGTGAGGAAGATGTAG
- a CDS encoding DctP family TRAP transporter solute-binding subunit translates to MKRFLPVALSLSLLVAWSAAPAAAQYKPEFKNSLVVGPTGPWGEAATRFADLLKERTQGRINVKNYFAGQLFAGKQTNEFTLLNQGVADFALGSTINWSPQVKELNLFAMPFLFAGSYKALDAVESGEPGQKLFKLVEAKGVLPLAWGENGFRQITNSKRPVRKPGDMDGLKVRVVGSPIFIDTFRALGANPINMNWGDAQTAFQQGTVDGQENPVVSVIFPYKLWTVHKNISLWSYAIDPLILGVSKITWESLTPADRDIVKKTALEVMAWQKKGARAGLEGSTEAVETLKKNGMEVVTLSPAELAAFRTKTRPVYDKWVTEVGADLVKSAETIVARTK, encoded by the coding sequence ATGAAACGCTTCCTGCCCGTTGCGCTGTCCCTCTCGCTTCTCGTCGCCTGGTCCGCGGCTCCTGCCGCGGCGCAGTACAAGCCCGAGTTCAAGAACAGTCTGGTGGTGGGCCCGACGGGCCCCTGGGGGGAGGCGGCGACGAGGTTCGCCGATCTCCTCAAGGAGCGCACGCAGGGCCGGATCAACGTCAAGAACTACTTTGCCGGCCAGCTCTTCGCCGGCAAGCAGACCAACGAGTTCACGCTGCTGAACCAGGGGGTGGCCGACTTCGCGCTCGGCTCCACCATCAACTGGTCGCCGCAGGTCAAGGAGCTCAACCTCTTCGCGATGCCCTTCCTGTTCGCCGGCTCCTACAAGGCGCTGGACGCGGTGGAGAGCGGGGAGCCCGGGCAGAAGCTCTTCAAGCTCGTCGAGGCCAAGGGCGTGCTCCCGCTGGCCTGGGGGGAGAACGGCTTCCGCCAGATCACCAACTCCAAGCGTCCGGTGCGCAAGCCCGGGGACATGGATGGGCTCAAGGTGCGGGTGGTGGGCTCGCCGATCTTCATCGACACCTTCCGGGCGCTGGGCGCCAACCCGATCAACATGAACTGGGGCGATGCCCAGACCGCCTTCCAGCAGGGCACGGTGGACGGCCAGGAGAACCCCGTCGTGTCCGTCATCTTCCCGTACAAGCTCTGGACGGTGCACAAGAACATCTCCCTGTGGAGCTACGCCATCGATCCCCTGATCCTCGGCGTGTCGAAGATCACCTGGGAGAGCCTGACGCCCGCCGACCGCGACATCGTCAAGAAGACGGCGCTGGAGGTGATGGCCTGGCAGAAGAAGGGGGCGCGCGCGGGGCTCGAGGGCTCCACGGAGGCCGTCGAGACACTCAAGAAGAACGGCATGGAGGTGGTCACGCTGTCGCCGGCCGAGCTGGCCGCCTTCAGGACGAAGACCAGGCCCGTCTACGACAAGTGGGTGACCGAGGTCGGGGCCGACCTGGTCAAGTCGGCCGAGACGATCGTCGCCCGGACGAAGTAG
- a CDS encoding TRAP transporter small permease, whose product MSRWLDRLEEGACVLLLAVMTAIALLNVVTRYLIRYSLAFTEAVVVSLFVWLTLLGASVAFREGLHLGFTWVVERMPRGMQRCAIWLAAALALALFAALIYFGVGQIRSERQLGTTSEALAIPQWWYTAGIPVIGALILLRIVQGALRAQRRLGE is encoded by the coding sequence GTGAGCCGGTGGCTCGACCGCCTGGAGGAGGGCGCGTGCGTCCTCCTCCTGGCGGTCATGACGGCCATCGCGCTCCTCAACGTCGTCACCCGCTACCTCATCCGCTACTCGCTGGCCTTCACCGAGGCGGTGGTGGTGAGCCTCTTCGTCTGGCTCACGCTCCTCGGGGCCTCCGTGGCCTTCCGCGAGGGGCTGCACCTGGGCTTCACGTGGGTCGTCGAGCGGATGCCTCGGGGCATGCAGCGCTGCGCGATCTGGCTCGCGGCCGCCCTCGCGCTGGCGCTGTTCGCCGCCCTCATCTACTTCGGCGTGGGACAGATCCGGAGCGAGCGCCAGCTCGGAACCACCTCCGAGGCGCTCGCCATCCCGCAGTGGTGGTACACGGCCGGCATCCCGGTCATCGGCGCCCTCATCCTTCTCCGGATCGTGCAGGGCGCCCTGCGGGCCCAGCGGAGGCTCGGGGAGTAG
- the mreC gene encoding rod shape-determining protein MreC, whose translation MRFRRYALLMSVVLVCLLLLTVQTRGGGTGRAADVLSVLTTPAQAVLARAHRGAQSLWTGYREWKAAWRENLVLRAENERLRVESLQVREAQEENARLRRLLALRQRLPLATLAGEVIGRESGGWVRALTVNRGVGDRVTTQTPVIVPDGLVGRVVRVRPGASVVQLLTDPASVVGALVQRTRTAGLVEGEPGGTLRFKFMARDGAGILPGDLIVTSGLGQVFPKGLPVGRVLAVEDKGSALFHFAVLAPAADFARVEEVLLLTGQTPMDLAALFQRDSS comes from the coding sequence GTGAGATTTCGCAGGTACGCGCTCCTGATGTCGGTGGTGCTGGTCTGCCTGCTGCTCCTGACGGTTCAGACCCGGGGGGGCGGCACGGGGCGGGCCGCCGACGTGCTGTCCGTCCTCACGACCCCCGCGCAGGCCGTGCTCGCCCGGGCGCACCGCGGGGCGCAGTCCCTCTGGACCGGCTATCGCGAGTGGAAGGCGGCGTGGCGCGAGAACCTCGTGCTGCGCGCCGAGAACGAGCGCCTCCGGGTCGAGTCGCTGCAGGTCCGCGAGGCGCAGGAGGAGAACGCGCGGCTGCGCCGGCTCCTGGCGCTGCGCCAGCGGCTGCCGCTGGCCACCCTGGCGGGCGAGGTGATCGGCCGCGAGAGCGGCGGCTGGGTGCGGGCGCTCACGGTGAACCGCGGGGTCGGCGACCGTGTCACCACCCAGACGCCCGTCATCGTGCCCGATGGGCTCGTGGGGCGGGTCGTCCGCGTCCGCCCGGGCGCCTCGGTGGTGCAGCTCCTGACCGACCCGGCCTCCGTGGTGGGGGCCCTCGTCCAGCGGACCCGCACGGCCGGGCTCGTCGAGGGCGAGCCGGGGGGGACGCTCCGCTTCAAGTTCATGGCGCGTGACGGAGCGGGCATCCTCCCCGGTGACCTCATCGTCACCTCGGGCCTGGGCCAGGTCTTCCCGAAGGGGCTCCCCGTGGGGCGCGTCCTGGCCGTCGAGGACAAGGGCTCCGCCCTCTTCCACTTCGCGGTGCTCGCTCCGGCGGCGGACTTCGCCAGGGTCGAGGAGGTGCTGCTCCTGACCGGCCAGACGCCAATGGATCTGGCGGCGCTCTTCCAGAGGGACAGCTCGTGA
- the mrdA gene encoding penicillin-binding protein 2 — protein MRAAPGARQEAWSRRVLAMTLLVAAGFVCILGQLWYLQVLEGARFRDMSERNRIRVRPVAAPRGILYDRHGLALVDNRPAFTVSLIPREMEDRDSVLARLSILLKIPLAELQEMLARVPADSLRPVRVRRDLSLEEVARVEEWKLELPGVVVEVEPQRVYPTNTFAAHLLGYVREVTEEQTRQGRYRRGDMIGQVGLERLLDEHLRGRDGGERIEVDALGRPVQVMQREEPRPGAHVVTTLDRRIQEAAEAALAGRSGSVVALDPRSGDILAMTSSPAFGLDRFAGNLDREAWLALVKDPTHPLLNRALQSQYAPGSVFKIVVAAAGLQEGSLTPMDRTYCNGEFRLGAWTFKDWLEGGHGHVDLRSALVRSCNVFFYQAGLKVGPDALARYARAFGLGAPSGIELGGEKPGFVPSPALRRRQGRPWHGGDTVNMSIGQGQLLVTPLQVARMMAAVANGGILWKPRLIQRVERADGTLAYSETSHMTGQVDLSPVVWAFLRDALRRVVSEGTGHAARLPGIEVAGKTGTAQSIAHSDSARGQDHAWFASFAPADDPQVVVVVLVERGGKGGQVAAPIARAIYRAIFLEKVAMAFAGTDS, from the coding sequence ATGAGGGCGGCGCCGGGCGCCCGGCAGGAGGCGTGGAGCCGCCGCGTGCTGGCGATGACGCTCCTGGTGGCCGCGGGCTTCGTCTGCATCCTCGGGCAGCTCTGGTATCTCCAGGTGCTGGAGGGCGCCCGCTTCCGCGACATGTCCGAGCGCAACCGCATCCGCGTCCGCCCCGTGGCCGCGCCCCGGGGCATCCTCTACGACCGCCACGGGCTGGCGCTGGTGGACAACCGCCCCGCCTTCACGGTCTCGCTGATCCCGCGGGAGATGGAGGACCGGGACTCGGTGCTGGCGCGCCTGTCCATCCTCCTCAAGATCCCCCTCGCCGAGCTGCAGGAGATGCTGGCGCGCGTCCCGGCTGACTCGTTGCGGCCCGTGCGCGTCCGGCGGGATCTCTCGCTGGAGGAGGTGGCACGGGTCGAGGAGTGGAAGCTCGAGCTGCCGGGCGTGGTCGTGGAGGTCGAGCCCCAGCGCGTCTATCCCACGAACACCTTCGCCGCCCACCTCCTCGGCTACGTGCGGGAGGTGACCGAGGAGCAGACGCGGCAGGGGCGCTACCGGCGCGGGGACATGATCGGCCAGGTCGGCCTCGAGCGGCTGCTGGACGAGCACCTGCGCGGGCGGGACGGCGGCGAGCGGATCGAGGTGGACGCCCTCGGCCGGCCCGTGCAGGTCATGCAGCGCGAGGAGCCGCGCCCCGGGGCCCACGTGGTGACCACGCTGGACCGCCGGATCCAGGAGGCTGCCGAGGCGGCCCTGGCGGGGCGCTCGGGCTCCGTGGTGGCCCTGGACCCGCGCAGCGGTGACATCCTCGCCATGACCTCGAGCCCGGCCTTCGGCCTCGACCGGTTCGCCGGCAACCTCGATCGCGAGGCCTGGCTCGCGCTGGTGAAGGACCCGACGCACCCGCTGCTGAACCGCGCGCTGCAGAGCCAGTACGCCCCGGGCTCGGTCTTCAAGATCGTGGTGGCGGCGGCGGGACTCCAGGAGGGCTCGCTCACTCCGATGGACCGGACGTACTGCAACGGCGAGTTCCGGCTCGGGGCCTGGACGTTCAAGGACTGGCTCGAGGGGGGTCACGGGCACGTGGATCTCCGCTCGGCCCTGGTCCGCTCGTGCAACGTGTTCTTCTACCAGGCCGGGCTCAAGGTGGGGCCGGACGCCCTGGCCCGCTACGCCCGGGCCTTCGGGCTGGGCGCGCCCTCAGGGATCGAGCTCGGCGGCGAGAAGCCGGGGTTCGTCCCGTCGCCGGCATTGAGGCGGCGCCAGGGCCGCCCCTGGCACGGGGGGGACACCGTCAACATGTCCATCGGCCAGGGGCAGCTGCTGGTCACCCCGCTCCAGGTGGCGCGGATGATGGCCGCCGTCGCCAATGGCGGCATCCTCTGGAAGCCGCGCCTGATCCAGCGCGTGGAGCGGGCCGACGGCACGCTGGCCTACTCCGAGACGAGCCACATGACCGGCCAGGTGGATCTCTCGCCCGTGGTGTGGGCCTTCCTCCGCGACGCCCTCCGCCGGGTGGTCAGCGAGGGCACCGGGCACGCGGCCCGGCTGCCGGGCATCGAGGTGGCGGGCAAGACGGGCACCGCGCAGAGCATCGCTCACAGCGACAGCGCCCGCGGCCAGGACCACGCCTGGTTCGCCTCCTTCGCGCCAGCCGACGACCCGCAGGTCGTGGTCGTCGTCCTGGTGGAGCGGGGGGGCAAGGGGGGACAGGTCGCCGCGCCCATCGCGCGCGCGATCTACCGGGCCATCTTCCTCGAGAAGGTGGCCATGGCGTTCGCGGGCACCGACTCGTGA
- the mreD gene encoding rod shape-determining protein MreD, whose translation MRIGLLLMTLGGAVAQTSVVQALSVGGAIPDLPFVVMAFLALRRGPEVGCLAGFLAGLLQDATGGGLVGVQALTKALAGFTLGLAGGRLQVGSPLVQVAGLVLLTAGEGLLRFGLLQLFHYPASLSALLADVIAPQALYNGALGAACLVAVGLAEAARARLSWR comes from the coding sequence GTGAGGATCGGGCTCCTGCTGATGACGCTCGGTGGGGCCGTGGCGCAGACGAGCGTGGTCCAGGCCCTCTCCGTGGGCGGGGCCATCCCTGACCTGCCGTTCGTCGTCATGGCGTTCCTGGCGCTGCGCCGGGGGCCCGAGGTCGGCTGCCTGGCGGGCTTCCTCGCCGGCTTGCTGCAGGACGCCACGGGCGGCGGCCTCGTCGGCGTCCAGGCGCTCACCAAGGCGCTGGCGGGCTTCACGCTCGGCCTGGCCGGCGGCCGGCTGCAGGTGGGAAGCCCGCTCGTGCAGGTGGCGGGACTCGTGCTCCTCACCGCGGGCGAGGGGCTCCTGCGCTTCGGCCTGCTCCAGCTCTTCCATTATCCCGCCAGCCTCTCGGCGCTGCTGGCCGACGTCATCGCGCCCCAGGCCCTCTACAACGGCGCGCTCGGCGCGGCGTGCCTGGTGGCCGTCGGCCTTGCCGAGGCGGCGCGCGCGCGGCTGTCGTGGAGATGA
- a CDS encoding TRAP transporter large permease, whose protein sequence is MEPGLLFFGCFFLLLCLGVPIVTSIGLTALLFLWQFNLGIQVTAANVYANIAKFPLLAIPFFILAGFVMDRAGLSRGLVNLLNLMIGPVPGGLGLVAIGGCVFFGAISGTGPADTAAIGTVMIPAMVRRGYAVGFAAALVAAAATTDVLIPPSVAFVVYGVITEASIARLFAAGVVPGLLMGLALVAPTMWIARRHGWGGERWGTWAEIRRAAWEAKWGLLAPVVILGGIYGGVFTPTEAAVVAVAYGLFVGLAVHRNLAWRDLYETFRDAAVSTSVVMVVVAFAGLFSWTGSTMGIMDRAAAALVGLSTSPVVILLLLNAMLLVAGMLLDAISIYYVFLPILLPLMKQFGWDPVWFGVMMTVNLAVGTITPPVAVNLYVASHISGAPMTEISRWAMPFVVALAAALLLVTYVPALSLWLPDTLGIR, encoded by the coding sequence ATGGAGCCGGGGCTCCTCTTCTTCGGCTGCTTCTTCCTGCTCCTGTGCCTCGGCGTCCCCATCGTCACCTCCATCGGCCTCACGGCCCTGCTCTTTCTCTGGCAGTTCAACCTCGGCATCCAGGTCACCGCGGCCAACGTCTACGCGAACATCGCGAAGTTCCCGCTGCTGGCGATTCCGTTCTTCATCCTGGCCGGCTTCGTCATGGACCGCGCGGGCCTGTCGCGCGGGCTCGTCAACCTCCTGAACCTGATGATCGGCCCCGTGCCCGGCGGGCTGGGCCTGGTCGCCATCGGCGGGTGCGTGTTCTTCGGCGCCATCTCGGGCACGGGCCCGGCCGACACGGCGGCCATCGGCACCGTGATGATCCCGGCCATGGTCCGGCGCGGGTACGCCGTCGGGTTCGCGGCGGCCCTGGTGGCCGCGGCCGCGACCACGGACGTGCTGATCCCCCCCAGCGTGGCCTTCGTGGTCTACGGCGTCATCACGGAGGCCTCCATCGCGCGGCTCTTCGCCGCGGGCGTGGTGCCGGGGCTCCTCATGGGCCTGGCGCTCGTGGCGCCGACGATGTGGATCGCGCGGCGCCACGGCTGGGGCGGCGAGCGCTGGGGGACCTGGGCCGAGATCCGCCGCGCGGCCTGGGAGGCGAAGTGGGGGCTCCTGGCGCCCGTCGTGATCCTGGGCGGGATCTACGGCGGGGTGTTCACGCCCACCGAGGCGGCCGTGGTGGCCGTGGCCTACGGCCTCTTCGTGGGACTCGCCGTGCACCGGAACCTCGCCTGGCGCGACCTCTACGAGACGTTCCGCGACGCCGCCGTGTCCACCTCCGTGGTCATGGTGGTGGTGGCCTTCGCCGGGCTCTTCTCCTGGACGGGCTCGACCATGGGCATCATGGACCGCGCGGCGGCAGCGCTCGTCGGGCTCAGCACGAGCCCGGTGGTGATCCTGCTGCTCCTCAACGCCATGCTGCTGGTGGCCGGCATGCTGCTCGACGCCATCTCCATCTACTACGTCTTCCTGCCGATCCTGCTCCCGCTCATGAAGCAGTTCGGCTGGGACCCCGTCTGGTTCGGCGTGATGATGACCGTCAACCTCGCCGTCGGCACCATCACGCCGCCGGTGGCCGTGAACCTCTACGTGGCCTCGCACATCTCGGGCGCCCCCATGACCGAGATCTCGCGCTGGGCCATGCCCTTCGTGGTCGCGCTGGCGGCGGCGCTGCTCCTGGTCACCTACGTCCCGGCGCTGTCCCTCTGGCTGCCGGACACCCTGGGCATCCGCTGA
- a CDS encoding cold-shock protein — MAQGTVKWFNDAKGYGFISQEGGEDVFVHFSAIQAQGFKSLAEGDRVEFEVTRGPKGLQASNVRKA, encoded by the coding sequence ATGGCACAGGGTACGGTGAAGTGGTTCAACGACGCGAAGGGGTACGGCTTCATTTCCCAGGAGGGTGGCGAGGACGTCTTCGTACATTTCAGCGCCATCCAGGCCCAGGGCTTCAAGAGCCTGGCCGAGGGCGATAGGGTGGAGTTCGAGGTGACCCGGGGCCCGAAGGGGCTCCAGGCCTCCAACGTGCGGAAGGCCTGA
- the rodA gene encoding rod shape-determining protein RodA, giving the protein MISGIDRRLLQNVDWTLLAAVGAIVTLSILSLWSLARGTGSEIALRQLWWVGVGLGALVVVASLDYQTLVRAAPLLYVAGLGLLVAVLVLGRTVSGARRWIHVGSLTVQPSELFKLIFVLTLAWALTSRWARPLSRATLLWTAGLAVVPFLLVVRQPDLGTAVVLLPVLAAVLLGVGVRLKVLAGFALGAVAAMPLGWVALREYQRERLLVYLDPFRDPLGTAYNVIQAKIAIGSGQLLGKGVSGATQSRLAFLPERHTDFIFAVFAEMWGFVGCLVLILAYGLLVLRGFEIAAGAREPRGRLVALGVTALFAAQTLINLGMVTGLLPVVGIPLPFMSYGGSSMVVSLMALGLLLSVRMRQFQ; this is encoded by the coding sequence GTGATCTCCGGGATCGATCGCCGGCTCCTCCAGAACGTGGACTGGACGCTCCTGGCGGCCGTGGGGGCGATCGTCACCCTCAGCATCCTGTCGCTCTGGAGCCTCGCCCGCGGGACCGGCTCGGAGATCGCGCTCCGCCAGCTCTGGTGGGTGGGCGTGGGGCTCGGCGCGCTCGTGGTGGTGGCGAGCCTGGACTACCAGACGCTGGTCCGCGCCGCGCCCCTCCTCTACGTGGCGGGGCTCGGCCTGCTCGTGGCCGTGCTCGTGCTGGGCCGGACCGTCTCGGGGGCCCGCCGCTGGATCCACGTGGGCTCGCTCACCGTCCAGCCGTCGGAGCTCTTCAAGCTGATCTTCGTGCTCACGCTGGCCTGGGCGCTGACCTCCCGGTGGGCGCGGCCACTCTCGCGGGCGACCCTCCTGTGGACGGCGGGCCTCGCGGTGGTCCCGTTCCTCCTGGTCGTGCGCCAGCCCGACCTGGGGACGGCCGTGGTGCTCCTGCCGGTGCTGGCCGCCGTGCTCCTGGGGGTGGGGGTGCGCCTCAAGGTGCTGGCGGGGTTCGCCCTCGGGGCGGTGGCGGCCATGCCGCTCGGGTGGGTCGCGCTCAGGGAGTACCAGCGGGAGCGGCTGCTCGTCTATCTGGACCCGTTCCGCGACCCGCTCGGGACGGCGTACAACGTGATCCAGGCCAAGATCGCCATCGGTTCAGGCCAGCTCCTGGGCAAGGGCGTCAGCGGCGCCACGCAGAGCCGCCTCGCCTTCCTCCCGGAGCGCCATACGGATTTCATCTTTGCCGTGTTCGCCGAGATGTGGGGGTTCGTGGGGTGCCTCGTCCTGATCCTGGCGTACGGGCTCCTGGTGCTCCGGGGGTTCGAGATCGCCGCCGGCGCGCGGGAGCCGCGGGGGCGCCTCGTGGCCCTCGGCGTGACCGCGCTCTTCGCCGCCCAGACGCTGATCAACCTGGGCATGGTGACGGGGCTTCTTCCCGTGGTGGGGATCCCGCTCCCGTTCATGAGCTACGGAGGGTCCTCCATGGTCGTCTCGCTCATGGCGCTGGGGCTCCTGCTCTCCGTGCGAATGCGGCAGTTCCAGTAA
- a CDS encoding Rne/Rng family ribonuclease: MGKRIVVNAGVTETRLAVQDGHQLAELYVERARRRSIVGNIYRGVVTNVLPGMQAAFVDIGLAKDAFLFVGDYTANVGEDDAAILREGDEEVPDEDPGAGGPEARAGVAVPPIEEVLGRGQEILVQVSKESLGTKGARITSFISLPGRYIVYLPQARHVGVSRRIHDEEERDRLRGIVKGLRPAGGGFIVRTVAEGKGETEMTADIEFLSRLWTQIQGRFETAKAPSLLHEEMDLTFRVVRDLFSPEVEEFLVDTPEAYEKCLQFVTSLVPQLASRVKRWEDRRPIFEATGVEKEIEKALRRRVWLKSGGYIVIDHTEALVAIDVNTGKYVGKRDFEETVLKINLEAVTEVVRQIRLRDLGGIIIIDFIDMERAEHREQVSRALRKALAEDKARTNVLEISELGLVEMTRKRVRQGLQSMFCVPCPTCKGSGVVKSDATLAAEIFRKVQAEAPDAAGPEIVVRVHPEMAHYLDVTERDGIERLQALTGKKLAVQPVAAFQREEYDLGAG; this comes from the coding sequence GTGGGAAAACGGATCGTCGTCAATGCCGGCGTGACCGAGACGCGGCTCGCCGTGCAGGATGGCCACCAGCTCGCCGAGCTGTACGTGGAGCGCGCCCGGCGCCGCTCCATCGTCGGCAACATCTACAGGGGCGTCGTCACCAACGTCCTGCCGGGGATGCAGGCTGCCTTCGTGGACATCGGGCTCGCCAAGGACGCGTTCCTCTTCGTGGGGGACTACACGGCGAACGTCGGCGAGGATGACGCCGCCATCCTCCGGGAGGGGGACGAGGAGGTGCCCGACGAGGATCCGGGCGCGGGCGGGCCGGAGGCGCGCGCCGGGGTGGCCGTCCCGCCCATCGAGGAGGTGCTCGGCCGGGGCCAGGAGATCCTCGTCCAGGTGTCCAAGGAGTCGCTCGGCACCAAGGGCGCGCGCATCACCTCCTTCATCTCGCTGCCCGGCCGCTACATCGTCTACCTGCCGCAGGCCCGGCACGTGGGCGTGTCGCGCCGCATCCACGACGAGGAGGAACGCGATCGCCTGCGCGGGATCGTCAAGGGGCTGCGGCCGGCCGGCGGGGGGTTCATCGTCCGCACCGTGGCCGAGGGCAAGGGCGAGACGGAGATGACGGCGGACATCGAGTTCCTGAGCCGCCTGTGGACCCAGATCCAGGGGCGCTTCGAGACGGCCAAGGCGCCATCGCTCCTCCACGAGGAGATGGACCTCACCTTCCGTGTGGTGCGGGACCTCTTCTCGCCCGAGGTGGAGGAGTTCCTGGTGGACACCCCCGAGGCCTACGAGAAGTGCCTCCAGTTCGTGACCTCGCTGGTGCCGCAGCTCGCCTCGCGGGTGAAGCGCTGGGAGGACCGGCGGCCCATCTTCGAGGCGACCGGCGTCGAGAAGGAGATCGAGAAGGCGCTCCGGCGCCGCGTCTGGCTCAAGTCCGGCGGCTACATCGTCATCGACCACACCGAGGCGCTGGTCGCCATCGACGTCAACACGGGCAAGTACGTGGGCAAGCGCGACTTCGAGGAGACCGTGCTCAAGATCAACCTCGAGGCCGTCACCGAGGTCGTGCGCCAGATCCGGCTGCGCGACCTGGGCGGCATCATCATCATCGACTTCATCGACATGGAGCGCGCCGAGCACCGCGAGCAGGTCTCCCGCGCGCTGCGCAAGGCGCTGGCGGAGGACAAGGCCCGCACCAACGTGCTCGAGATCTCCGAGCTGGGCCTCGTGGAGATGACGCGCAAGCGCGTCCGGCAGGGGCTGCAGTCCATGTTCTGCGTGCCGTGCCCCACGTGCAAGGGCAGCGGTGTGGTGAAGTCGGACGCCACGCTGGCCGCGGAGATCTTCCGGAAGGTCCAGGCCGAGGCCCCGGACGCGGCCGGCCCGGAGATCGTCGTCCGCGTGCACCCGGAGATGGCCCACTATCTCGACGTCACGGAGCGCGACGGGATCGAGCGCCTCCAGG